In Acetomicrobium thermoterrenum DSM 13490, one DNA window encodes the following:
- the pgsA gene encoding CDP-diacylglycerol--glycerol-3-phosphate 3-phosphatidyltransferase — protein sequence MGSINLPNALSLSRVFLVPLMLVFLSLGIKYGDILAGVVFMVAAFTDMADGYIARKHGMVTNLGKFIDPLADKILVMAALVALVELQRLPAWIVVVILSREFIVTGLRMVAAADGEVIAASKGGKAKTVSQIIAIFMIMFGLPGGMIMMWVAMILTIWSGMDYLIKGREFLFK from the coding sequence ATGGGCAGCATAAATCTTCCGAACGCGTTAAGTCTTTCGAGGGTCTTTTTGGTTCCCTTGATGCTGGTATTCTTGAGCCTGGGGATCAAGTACGGCGATATTTTGGCCGGCGTGGTGTTCATGGTGGCCGCTTTCACCGACATGGCCGATGGATATATCGCCAGAAAGCATGGCATGGTCACGAATTTGGGCAAGTTTATAGACCCTCTGGCGGATAAAATTTTGGTGATGGCAGCGTTAGTTGCCTTAGTGGAGCTTCAAAGACTGCCGGCATGGATAGTGGTGGTCATCCTGTCCAGGGAGTTCATAGTTACGGGATTAAGGATGGTCGCCGCGGCTGACGGCGAAGTCATTGCTGCTTCTAAGGGCGGCAAAGCCAAGACTGTGAGTCAGATCATAGCAATATTTATGATCATGTTCGGTTTGCCAGGCGGCATGATCATGATGTGGGTGGCGATGATACTGACAATCTGGTCAGGGATGGATTACTTAATTAAAGGCAGGGAATTTCTTTTTAAGTGA